In a single window of the Helicoverpa zea isolate HzStark_Cry1AcR chromosome 9, ilHelZeax1.1, whole genome shotgun sequence genome:
- the LOC124632885 gene encoding uncharacterized protein LOC124632885, which translates to MFGMRTPVAKKLKARVERSESGSSIVAEAGPSVCHSPEEREAEIVSEARPQKTPSPQPKSPKRSPPKLRPKTILPQESRLEQTIILSSPPSQTTQPTRYMNRMTEAKACLSKVKMQVVSSRNLKKEIAYEITKAAERLYHLVKEAGADKETSAELENTTESIPPQQTPRQEFPTELVNQLMDSLQSHNRALEDCKQHTQALSEQLKEAPRYVAGQGPTFAEIAATSKIQFREPLHSVIVSSTSDQDTGEVVIEKLRTAVDAKNEGTRVERLRKARDRKVVVGFGSREEMTRATERIKRAGNLMVEEVKNKDPLIIIKDVLSCHSDEEVIQAIKCQNHHLIGDVPAEDARMGIKYRRRTRNPHTCHIILQVSPALWQRLTSAGRLHIDLQRVRVLDQSPLVQCTRCLRYGHTRKMCTETADVCIHCGDLHLRADCPLRQAAEPPKCRNCLLAKMPKIDHNAFDSECPVRRKNLATQELLIEAGDRKVALALLQEPYVGGIRKMRDYHGVRIFQSADQGEGTVKSAIAVFNHDLDVLQCPELTTNNITVVRIRTRAWEIAVVSFYFEPDQPIEPYLEQLRRIREEMGHLDIIVGGDANAKSTWWGSSIIDSRGEEVAGSFEDMGLQVLNTGNTPTFDTFRGGKQFTSFVDLTACSEGLLGLIEDWRVESGITSSDHNGIVFKIKLQKSKGININRQTRIYNTKKANWSQFREKLAQLEEEYQINSIEINKINNTQSLDQSIQNYINIIIKTSQETIPKIKNNSLVNIPWWSTELVEMKNEVNTRRRRIRCAAKIRRQKVVDEYLQAKEKYEHEAMKAQVQSWKGFCEKQDREGVWEGIYRVIGRTTKRCEDVPLVKDGLPLSPENSARLLAETFYPVDSEEGETEDHRRTREDADRSNVWSHDEHHDPPFTLLELKTAVDSFNPKKAPGADGLTADICAQAIFRDPGIFLALANKCLEQGHFPGAWKEATVVILRKPGKDTYTAPKSYRPIGLLPVLGKILEKLMVARLKWHLVPRLSTRQFGFMPQKSTEDSLYTMIQHIKEKLNDKKLITVVSLDIEGAFDSAWWPAIRTRLAEEKCPVNIRRMIDSYLNDRCVRVRYAGAECRRDTNKGCVQGSIGGPILWNLVLDPLLKGLEQRGDYCQAFADDVVLIFSGDTALEIQRRANAALEYVRGWGIRNKLKFAPHKTCAMVVTRKLKYDVPLLSMGGVAIGMSEEIKILGLTVDHKLTFNTHVANVCKKAINIYKQLARAAKVSWGLHPEVIRSIYTAAVEPVILYAASAWAPAAKKVGVQKLLNSVQRGFAQKLCGAYRTVSLHSALVLAGLLPLDLRIQEAAALYEKKKGVTSLAGREVERVVAFADTPHPAKHTAMGFVSLVDQSHVESHNSQDIRFFTDGSKIEGKVGAALSLWDREAEIKSSKLSLPSCCTVYQAELLAICVATRQILRRREGTFGIYSDSKAALQTVTNQSALHALAVEARANLSVALSQGKVTSLFWIKAHAGLEGNERADHLAKEAALKNKTRPDYDLCPVSFVKRQIRLESLGEWNRRYGNGATAGVTKIFLPDAADAYRIVRKILPRGVITQVLTGHGGFSEYLHRFKCKENPSCICDPSAIESVPHIILECPIFARERWTLEQELDTELSLQNISHIMHKRKAREKFLEYAETVANKIIRRNKEA; encoded by the exons ATGTTCGGCATGAGAACTCCAGTGGCGAAGAAGCTCAAGGCCAGAGTAGAGAGGTCGGAATCGGGAAGCTCAATAGTAGCTGAGGCAGGACCATCAGTATGTCACAGTCCTGAAGAGCGGGAGGCTGAGATAGTCAGCGAGGCCCGCCCTCAGAAAACACCTTCGCCTCAGCCAAAGTCCCCGAAAAGATCTCCACCTAAGCTCAGGCCCAAAACAATCCTCCCACAAGAGTCACGGCTAGAGCAAACAATAATCCTGTCATCGCCACCTTCTCAAACGACACAGCCAACTCGGTACATGAACAGGATGACCGAAGCCAAAGCCTGCCTCTCAAAAGTAAAAATGCAGGTGGTGAGCTCTCGTAACTTAAAAAAGGAAATCGCCTATGAGATCACCAAGGCAGCCGAGAGACTCTACCACCTCGTCAAGGAGGCAGGGGCAGATAAGGAAACAAGTGCCGAGTTGGAAAACACAACGGAATCCATCCCACCTCAACAGACTCCTCGCCAGGAATTTCCGACAGAGCTTGTGAATCAGCTCATGGATTCGCTCCAGAGCCACAACCGGGCCCTGGAGGACTGCAAACAGCACACGCAGGCTCTGTCGGAACAACTTAAAGAGGCGCCACGCTACGTGGCTGGCCAGGGACCGACGTTCGCAGAGATCGCCGCAACCTCAAAAATACAATTCCGAGAGCCACTGCACTCGGTGATCGTGTCATCCACCAGCGATCAAGACACCGGTGAAGTGGTCATCGAGAAGCTGAGGACGGCGGTCGATGCAAAAAATGAGGGCACGAGGGTCGAACGGCTGAGGAAGGCAAGGGACCGGAAGGTGGTTGTGGGCTTTGGATCCCGGGAGGAAATGACTAGGGCGACGGAGAGGATCAAGAGAGCGGGTAACCTGATGGTGGAAGAAGTGAAGAACAAGGACCCGCTCATAATCATCAAGGACGTCCTCTCCTGTCACTCGGACGAGGAGGTCATCCAGGCAATAAAATGCCAAAATCACCACCTGATTGGGGACGTACCTGCAGAGGATGCGAGAATGGGCATCAAATACCGTCGCAGGACGAGAAATCCCCACACGTGCCACATCATTCTGCAGGTGTCCCCAGCGTTATGGCAGAGGCTGACATCGGCGGGAAGACTGCACATCGACCTGCAGAGGGTGCGTGTACTGGACCAGTCACCTCTGGTGCAGTGCACGCGCTGCCTGCGCTATGGTCATACCCGGAAGATGTGCACGGAAACAGCCGATGTCTGCATTCATTGCGGAGACCTCCACCTCCGAGCGGACTGCCCCTTAAGGCAAGCAGCCGAACCTCCCAAATGCCGCAACTGCCTTCTGGCAAAAATGCCCAAGATCGACCATAACGCCTTCGACAGCGAGTGCCCCGTCCGG AGGAAGAACCTAGCCACGCAAGAACTGCTCATAGAGGCCGGCGACAGGAAAGTTGCTCTGGCGTTGCTCCAGGAGCCGTATGTGGGTGGGATCCGGAAGATGCGAGACTATCACGGAGTGAGAATCTTCCAGAGCGCCGACCAAGGAGAAGGAACTGTAAAGTCGGCAATAGCCGTCTTCAATCACGACCTAGACGTGCTACAGTGTCCAGAACTTACCACCAACAACATCACGGTGGTAAGGATCCGTACCCGCGCCTGGGAGATTGCGGTAGTCTCGTTCTACTTTGAACCGGACCAGCCCATAGAGCCATACTTGGAGCAACTAAGGCGGATCCGAGAGGAAATGGGTCACCTAGATATTATAGTCGGGGGCGATGCGAACGCAAAGAGCACCTGGTGGGGTAGCTCAATCATCGACAGCAGGGGGGAAGAAGTAGCTGGCAGCTTCGAGGACATGGGCTTGCAGGTACTCAACACCGGCAATACTCCGACCTTCGACACCTTCAGAGGAGGAAAGCAGTTCACCAGCTTTGTTGACCTCACAGCCTGCTCGGAGGGACTCCTTGGTCTAATTGAAGACTGGAGAGTCGAGAGCGGCATCACGAGCTCGGACCACAACGGTATtgtgttcaaaattaaattacaaaaatcaaaagGTATTAACATTAATAGGCAAACAAGAATTTATAACACCAAAAAAGCCAATTGGAGTCAATTTCGTGAGAAATTGGCCCAATTGGAAGAAGAGTATCAAATTAATAgtatagaaataaacaaaattaacaacacacaATCTTTAGATCAATCAATTCAAAATTACatcaacataataattaaaacaagtcAGGAAACCataccaaaaattaaaaataacagtttagTCAACATACCGTGGTGGTCAACCGAGCTCGTCGAGATGAAAAACGAGGTCAACACCAGGAGACGCCGTATACGCTGTGCCGCGAAGATCCGGAGACAAAAGGTCGTTGATGAGTACCTgcaagcaaaagaaaaatatgaacacgAGGCAATGAAAGCACAAGTGCAAAGTTGGAAGGGGTTCTGCGAGAAACAAGATAGGGAGGGGGTATGGGAGGGGATCTATAGGGTTATCGGTCGCACCACAAAAAGATGTGAGGATGTACCCCTGGTCAAGGACGGACTGCCATTGAGCCCAGAAAACTCAGCGCGGCTCCTGGCGGAGACCTTCTACCCCGTGGACTCGGAAGAGGGCGAAACTGAGGACCACCGCCGTACTCGTGAAGATGCCGATCGCTCGAACGTGTGGTCGCATGATGAGCACCATGACCCACCGTTCACGCTACTGGAACTGAAAACGGCGGTGGATAGCTTCAACCCAAAAAAggcacccggggcggatggTCTCACCGCCGATATCTGCGCTCAAGCCATCTTCCGCGATCCGGGGATCTTCCTCGCCCTGGCCAATAAATGTCTGGAGCAGGGACACttccccggagcctggaaggaggCCACAGTGGTGATCCTCCGGAAGCCAGGGAAAGACACCTACACCGCCCCCAAGTCTTACCGACCCATCGGCCTATTACCTGTCCTGGGCAAAATCCTGGAAAAGTTGATGGTAGCTCGTCTCAAATGGCACCTAGTCCCGCGGCTTAGTACTCGCCAGTTTGGCTTCATGCCACAAAAAAGCACCGAAGACTCCCTCTACACCATGATTCAACACATCAAGGAAAAATTAAACGACAAAAAGCTGATCACTGTTGTCTCTCTTGATATAGAGGGAGCCTTCGACAGCGCATGGTGGCCGGCCATCAGGACCAGACTGGCTGAGGAAAAGTGCCCGGTGAACATAAGAAGGATGATAGACAGCTACCTCAACGACAGGTGTGTCCGGGTCAGGTACGCCGGAGCGGAGTGCCGCCGGGATACGAACAAGGGATGTGTGCAGGGGTCTATTGGAGGCCCAATCCTTTGGAACCTGGTGCTGGATCCCCTGCTAAAAGGTCTTGAACAGCGAGGCGACTACTGTCAGGCTTTCGCTGACGACGTCGTCCTCATTTTCAGCGGGGATACAGCACTCGAAATCCAAAGACgtgccaatgccgccctcgagtATGTTCGGGGGTGGGGCATCAGAAATAAGCTGAAGTTTGCGCCACACAAAACATGCGCCATGGTCGTAACCAGGAAGCTAAAGTACGATGTCCCCCTCCTGAGCATGGGCGGGGTCGCCATTGGCATGTCAGAGGAAATAAAGATACTGGGGCTCACTGTGGATCACAAGCTCACCTTCAACACGCACGTCGCAAACGTTTGTAAGAAGGCTATTAATATCTACAAACAGTTGGCCAGGGCGGCAAAGGTGAGCTGGGGTCTACACCCCGAGGTGATCCGCAGCATCTACACGGCGGCAGTGGAACCGGTGATTCTGTACGCGGCCAGCGCCTGGGCGCCAGCAGCCAAGAAAGTCGGTGTGCAGAAACTCCTTAATTCGGTCCAGCGAGGGTTCGCTCAGAAGCTGTGTGGAGCGTACCGCACCGTTTCACTGCATTCGGCACTTGTGCTGGCGGGGCTGCTCCCGCTCGACCTTAGGATTCAAGAAGCAGCCGCGCtctatgaaaagaaaaagggaGTAACTTCGCTGGCCGGTCGTGAGGTGGAACGGGTGGTGGCGTTCGCAGACACGCCACACCCGGCGAAACATACGGCCATGGGGTTCGTGAGCTTGGTAGATCAGTCTCATGTGGAGTCCCACAACAGCCAGGACATACGGTTCTTTACAGACGGCAGCAAGATCGAGGGCAAGGTCGGAGCAGCACTCTCCCTTTGGGATAGAGAGGCCGAGATCAAGTCCTCGAAACTCAGTCTGCCGTCCTGCTGTACTGTCTACCAGGCAgaactcctggccatatgcGTAGCCACTAGGCAAATACTGCGGCGCCGGGAGGGCACTTTTGGCATATACAGCGACTCGAAGGCAGCCCTGCAAACGGTCACCAACCAGAGTGCCCTCCACGCCCTGGCAGTGGAAGCAAGGGCGAACCTCAGTGTGGCTTTATCCCAGGGCAAAGTTACATCCTTGTTCTGGATAAAGGCACACGCTGGACTGGAGGGAAATGAGCGCGCCGACCACCTGGCCAAGGAAGCGGCTTTGAAGAACAAAACCAGGCCAGATTACGACCTCTGCCCGGTTTCATTCGTCAAGCGGCAGATCCGATTGGAGTCGCTGGGCGAATGGAATCGGAGATACGGAAACGGAGCGACAGCGGGGGTCACGAAGATCTTTCTGCCCGACGCTGCGGACGCGTACAGGATCGTCAGAAAAATTCTACCACGTGGGGTAATAACACAAGTGCTGACGGGGCACGGCGGGTTCTCCGAATACTTGCACCGCTTTAAGTGTAAGGAGAACCCATCGTGCATCTGCGACCCTAGTGCGATCGAGTCTGTCCCCCACATCATCCTAGAATGCCCTATCTTCGCGCGGGAACGGTGGACACTGGAACAGGAATTAGATACAGAGCTGAGCCTGCAAAACATTAGCCACATAATGCACAAacgaaaagcaagagaaaaatTCCTAGAGTATGCCGAAacagttgcaaataaaataatacgtaggAATAAAGAAGCCTGA